A region of Roseofilum capinflatum BLCC-M114 DNA encodes the following proteins:
- the corA gene encoding magnesium/cobalt transporter CorA gives MINLSKPTDDDLFDYHYDEPGSLPGTLEFEEDATPSQLILIDYTESQTERTELTTPEECLSYLKSPSVSWVNVLGLGSQEIWPGVRQVFGLHPLALEDVVNVPQRPKVEDYGEYLVIITQMVRLKEPGKGFYIEQASLILGDRYLLTVQENDRGEGLRQVRDRIQTGKGIIRSQGADYLMYSILDAIVDGFFPVLEAYGDRIHDLEQEVVTSPSHKTLKTLYRIRRELLALRRQIWPLRDAIKLLVRNPSPLIGQTVQIELRDCYDHTLQVMDLVETYRELTSEIMNVYLSSVSNKTNEIMKVLTVIATIFNPLTFVVGVYGMNFNPEASPWNMPELNWAWGYPMVWGVMLSISGGLIYLFWRWGWFQDLSTHLDIEDDR, from the coding sequence GTGATTAATCTCTCTAAACCGACTGACGATGATTTATTTGACTATCACTATGATGAACCGGGAAGTTTGCCGGGAACCCTAGAATTTGAAGAAGATGCGACTCCCTCTCAGCTCATTCTGATTGATTATACGGAAAGTCAAACGGAACGTACAGAATTAACGACTCCAGAAGAGTGTTTATCCTACTTAAAGAGTCCCTCGGTGTCTTGGGTCAATGTTTTAGGATTGGGTTCCCAGGAGATTTGGCCAGGGGTTCGTCAGGTGTTTGGGTTACATCCTTTAGCCTTAGAAGATGTGGTCAATGTCCCCCAACGACCGAAAGTAGAAGATTATGGCGAGTATCTGGTGATTATTACGCAGATGGTGCGCTTAAAGGAGCCAGGTAAGGGATTTTATATCGAACAGGCCAGTTTAATTTTAGGCGATCGCTACTTACTGACGGTGCAAGAGAACGATCGCGGGGAGGGGTTGCGTCAGGTGCGCGATCGCATTCAGACGGGTAAAGGAATTATTCGTAGCCAGGGTGCAGACTATTTGATGTACAGTATTTTGGATGCGATCGTCGATGGATTTTTCCCCGTTTTAGAAGCCTATGGCGATCGCATTCACGATCTAGAGCAGGAAGTGGTCACGTCTCCCAGTCACAAAACCTTAAAGACTCTCTATCGTATCCGACGGGAATTACTCGCTCTGCGTCGGCAAATTTGGCCCCTACGAGATGCCATAAAACTGTTAGTCCGTAATCCCAGTCCCTTAATTGGCCAAACCGTGCAAATTGAATTAAGAGATTGCTATGACCATACCCTACAAGTGATGGATTTGGTGGAAACTTATCGCGAATTGACCTCAGAGATTATGAATGTCTACTTGTCTTCTGTGAGCAATAAGACCAATGAAATTATGAAAGTCTTAACTGTTATTGCCACGATTTTTAACCCGCTCACCTTTGTGGTTGGGGTTTATGGCATGAATTTTAATCCCGAAGCCTCCCCGTGGAATATGCCAGAACTGAATTGGGCCTGGGGATATCCCATGGTTTGGGGAGTCATGTTGAGTATTTCTGGGGGGTTAATTTATCTGTTTTGGCGCTGGGGTTGGTTTCAAGACCTCTCTACCCATTTGGATATAGAGGACGATCGTTAG
- a CDS encoding endonuclease MutS2, whose product MIQDETLELLEWSRLCEHLSTFAATKMGAIAARNLPIAETQAESLTLLAQTQEVYTLEQTLTAEIPFGGIRDIRKIVKRATLKGVLYGDELLDVASTLAGMRRLRRFIEEQDDVPILLDLISTIRTYPELEQEINHCIDEQGRVADRASVKLGNVRRQLKTQRDRITQTLQNLLQRKSHAIQENLVTQRGDRYVLPVKANHKETIPGIVHDSSASGATLYIEPHAIVSLGNDLRQLQKEESREEEAICRALTEKVAEVYDDLEHLVEVATILDLATAKARYSYWLQANPPRFIESTEMITLRQLRHPLLVWQQRHEQGKEVVPVTVCIEPPIRVVAITGPNTGGKTVTLKTLALAALMAKVGLFVPAREPVELPWFSQVLADIGDEQSLEQSLSTFSGHIRRICRILDSVAACRGERPFAPTLVLLDEVGAGTDPSEGTGLAIALLKHLATNAQLTIATTHFGELKALKYEDERFENASVEFDEVSLQPTYRLLWGIPGRSNALAIASRLGLNAEVIEEAHEWVDTGSEDVNQAIAGLEAERRRQETQVKETSTLLSETERLHQEVALKAQQLKEREQELRQQQEIEIQKAISQAKKEVAQAIKRLQQGTAQDTHKATQELDRIAEQYLPSKVNPPKPKPGYKPQVGERVRIPSLGQTGEVLQMDEEGQELTVRFGLMKMTVGLAEIESLDGKKAEVSTKETNKKIAPEKEKTPPPKPTAPVIQTSRNTLDIRGLRVVTAEAELDQGITKAYNANCTNVWIIHGKGTGKLREGVHEFLRSHPQVERFELADQKNGGTGVTIAHLID is encoded by the coding sequence GTGATCCAAGACGAAACCCTAGAGCTGTTAGAATGGTCGCGGTTGTGCGAGCATTTATCGACGTTTGCAGCGACGAAAATGGGGGCGATCGCCGCCCGGAATTTGCCGATCGCCGAAACTCAAGCGGAAAGTTTAACCCTGTTGGCGCAAACTCAGGAAGTCTACACCCTGGAGCAAACCCTAACCGCAGAGATCCCGTTTGGGGGAATTCGGGATATTCGCAAGATTGTTAAACGAGCGACACTCAAGGGGGTGCTGTACGGGGATGAACTGCTGGATGTGGCGAGTACATTGGCGGGGATGCGACGACTGCGCCGGTTTATTGAGGAACAGGATGATGTGCCGATTTTGCTGGATTTGATTAGCACGATCCGTACTTATCCGGAGTTGGAACAGGAGATTAACCACTGTATTGATGAGCAGGGAAGAGTTGCCGATCGCGCTAGTGTGAAGCTGGGTAATGTGCGCCGTCAATTGAAAACTCAGCGCGATCGCATTACGCAAACCCTGCAAAACCTGCTGCAACGGAAATCCCACGCCATTCAGGAGAATTTAGTTACCCAACGGGGCGATCGCTATGTGTTGCCGGTGAAAGCGAATCACAAGGAAACCATCCCCGGTATCGTTCATGACTCCTCTGCAAGCGGTGCAACTCTGTATATCGAACCCCATGCGATCGTCTCCCTGGGGAATGATTTGCGACAGTTGCAAAAGGAAGAAAGCAGGGAAGAAGAAGCCATTTGTCGCGCCCTCACGGAGAAAGTTGCGGAGGTTTACGACGATTTAGAACATTTGGTGGAGGTTGCCACTATTCTCGATTTAGCGACTGCCAAAGCCAGATACAGTTATTGGTTACAAGCCAATCCACCTCGTTTCATTGAATCCACGGAAATGATTACCCTGCGGCAATTGCGTCATCCTTTGTTGGTGTGGCAACAGCGTCATGAACAGGGGAAAGAGGTGGTTCCGGTGACGGTGTGTATTGAACCGCCGATCCGAGTCGTGGCTATTACGGGGCCGAATACGGGGGGTAAAACGGTAACCTTGAAGACCTTGGCTCTGGCAGCACTGATGGCAAAAGTCGGCTTATTCGTGCCAGCGCGGGAACCGGTGGAACTGCCTTGGTTTAGCCAGGTTTTAGCCGATATTGGCGATGAGCAGTCCTTAGAGCAAAGTTTATCGACGTTTTCGGGACATATTCGCCGTATTTGTCGGATTTTGGACAGTGTTGCCGCTTGTAGGGGCGAACGGCCGTTCGCCCCTACATTGGTACTATTAGATGAGGTGGGTGCGGGAACCGATCCCTCCGAGGGCACTGGGTTGGCGATCGCCCTCTTGAAACATCTCGCCACCAACGCCCAACTTACCATTGCCACCACCCACTTCGGCGAACTCAAAGCCCTCAAGTATGAGGATGAGCGGTTTGAGAATGCCTCGGTGGAGTTTGACGAGGTATCCTTGCAACCCACCTATCGCCTGCTGTGGGGCATTCCGGGGCGATCGAATGCTCTGGCTATTGCCAGCCGTTTGGGGTTAAATGCGGAGGTGATCGAAGAGGCGCACGAATGGGTAGACACGGGTTCCGAAGACGTGAATCAGGCGATCGCCGGTTTAGAAGCCGAGCGTCGTCGTCAGGAAACCCAAGTCAAAGAAACCTCGACACTCCTTTCAGAAACCGAACGACTCCACCAAGAAGTCGCACTCAAAGCGCAGCAACTGAAAGAGCGGGAGCAAGAGCTACGCCAACAACAGGAAATCGAGATCCAAAAGGCAATTTCGCAAGCCAAAAAAGAAGTCGCCCAAGCCATCAAACGCCTACAACAAGGTACTGCCCAAGACACCCACAAAGCCACCCAAGAACTCGATCGCATTGCCGAGCAATATTTGCCCTCCAAAGTCAATCCCCCCAAACCCAAACCCGGTTATAAACCGCAAGTTGGGGAACGGGTACGCATTCCCAGTTTAGGACAAACCGGAGAAGTTCTACAAATGGACGAAGAAGGGCAAGAATTAACCGTGCGGTTTGGGTTAATGAAAATGACCGTAGGACTCGCAGAAATCGAATCCTTAGACGGCAAAAAAGCCGAAGTTTCCACTAAGGAAACGAACAAAAAAATAGCTCCTGAAAAAGAGAAAACGCCCCCTCCCAAACCCACAGCCCCAGTCATCCAAACCTCTCGCAATACTTTAGATATCCGAGGATTGCGCGTGGTGACGGCAGAAGCCGAACTCGATCAAGGGATTACCAAAGCCTACAATGCCAACTGTACGAATGTCTGGATTATTCACGGCAAAGGCACGGGTAAATTAAGGGAAGGAGTCCATGAATTTCTGAGGAGCCATCCCCAAGTCGAGCGCTTTGAATTAGCCGATCAAAAAAACGGCGGCACAGGCGTAACCATTGCCCATTTAATCGACTAA